Proteins co-encoded in one Dreissena polymorpha isolate Duluth1 chromosome 12, UMN_Dpol_1.0, whole genome shotgun sequence genomic window:
- the LOC127853772 gene encoding uncharacterized protein LOC127853772 — protein MLLHFLQKTANKLLLRKMSDYRDIFRRPETQNWFKAAMGINIARECLLDIVKEAMHEFYHTIRKEINRKHGIPEIAVCSQCQTPNVLPCDTDNKCCKYRKCKFHAIYKPQNCPGNNLCNNICKEIVENYRFRNRSKPKSHQGPTWVNTDACKWCVHSWQIAKCYLSKDGYKDANKAEDTDFNGIVNVILNCEFFQRYFTEDLTQTENVCTKARDVGRDVRHAPSNAMTQQESDQAIDTLVALLQSLKHADHQGASKSAVDKLTQLKNNTLAITDEDVTKILEAFKECLTEEIKRILLYEKDKLVVTMENTGKSITAEIIKAGEEQIAIIKRTNEDNSCIKSKRARKGLDSDQDPGRTDNDIAPGGSIESPFARDIPLFKIKAWLIEQYQSKCVAPVSMLDSDIDVPLERIYVPPSIKKLKRGQEDRCGGIETDNTSRGENNIDIEDNLNAIQSVYCDGKSILDIGH, from the exons ATGCTATTACACTTTTTACAGAAAACTGCAAATAAACTATTGTTAAGGAAAATGTCGGATTACCGGGATATATTTCGAAGGCCGGAAACCCAGAACTGGTTTAAGGCGGCCATGGGTATAAATATCGCACGTGAATGCCTGCTCGACATTGTAAAAGAGGCTATGCACGAATTTTATCATACCATCCGTAAAGAGATAAACCGAAAACACGGTATTCCGGAGATCGCTGTCTGCAGTCAATGTCAAACTCCAAACGTGCTGCCCTGTGATACCGATAATAAGTGCTGCAAATACAGAAAATGCAAATTTCATGCAATTTACAAGCCGCAGAATTGCCCCGGTAACAATTTATGTAATAACATTTGTAAGGAAATTGTAGAAAATTACCGATTTCGCAATCGTTCAAAGCCAAAAAGCCATCAAGGCCCCACATGGGTAAACACTGATGCGTGCAAATGGTGTGTACACTCTTGGCAGATTGCCAAATGCTATCTCTCAAAAGACGGCTACAAAGACGCAAACAAAGCAGAAGATACCGACTTTAATGGCATCGTAAATGTCATATTAAACTGTGAATTCTTTCAAAGGTATTTCACGGAAGACCTGACACAAACGGAAAATGTCTGCACAAAG GCTAGAGATGTTGGGCGTGACGTTCGCCATGCGCCCTCAAACGCCATGACTCAACAGGAGAGTGACCAAGCCATCGACACTCTAGTAGCGTTGTTGCAGAGCCTAAAACATGCCGATCACCAAGGCGCTTCGAAGTCTGCCGTGGACAAATTAACACAG TTGAAGAACAATACACTGGCTATAACAGACGAAGATGTAACGAAGATCCTTGAAGCATTCAAAGAATGTTTGACAGAAGAAATCAAAAGAATTCTCTTATACGAAAAGGATAAACTTGTAGTTACAATGGAGAACACGGGCAAAAGCATCACTGCAGAAATCATAAAAGCTGGAGAAGAACAAATTGCGATTATAAAGAGGACAAATGAAGACAATTCATGCATAAAAAGCAAACGTGCAAGGAAGGGCTTGGACTCGGATCAAGATCCAGGAAGAACTGACAATGACATTGCACCGGGCGGATCGATTGAGAGTCCATTTGCAAGAGACATTCCATTATTCA aaattaagGCCTGGTTAATAGAACAGTACCAGTCGAAGTGTGTCGCGCCGGTGTCGATGCTGGATTCTGACATAGATGTACCTTTAGAACGGATCTACGTTCCCCCGTCAATCAAGAAACTTAAAAGAGGCCAGGAAGATAGATGTGGAGGGATTGAGACGGACAATACATCAAGGGGGGAAAACAAC ATAGACATTGAAGACAATCTGAACGCCATACAGTCGGTGTATTGTGATGGTAAGTCAATTCTGGACATCGGTCATTAA